One window of Streptomyces sp. FIT100 genomic DNA carries:
- a CDS encoding HAD-IA family hydrolase produces MSVATRRRVLVVGIDGVRLDTLRRLDTPHLDTLAAAGFLAPVVVEPGTPTMSGPCWATVVTGVTVDKHAVWSNDFSGNRLAVFPDFTTRLQSSGRRTYVAAGWEPLMTVAHGGPLFRGPGRTSYAAPAADDCEGWEEADELVTADAVRVLAEDGPEASFVYLGAVDETAHILGCGEEYERSILRADERLGRLLAAVRGRASHADEAWTVIVVTDHGHRDEGGHGGRSELERTAWIACAGPDVPAGARVGELRHQDVAAQVFASLDLVPDSHWTLDGRPFAVEPRAVLLDMDGTLTDTETLWWRTAQEVADGLGHLLSDADTSEVVGRCVEDTAAHLRRVSGTERPLDTVVAELEARFLAAVQEETVVLPGARELLDTLRDMGIPAALVTASPRPVVESVLKLLGAESFQVTVVADDTERTKPHPEPYLVAARALGVDPAGCLAVEDSPAGIAAAQAAGCRVAVVPSLLPVGAAPGRRVLTGLQELVELLQAGRAPRGGRERC; encoded by the coding sequence ATGTCCGTTGCCACCCGCCGCCGCGTGCTCGTCGTCGGCATCGACGGGGTGCGCCTCGACACGCTGAGGAGGCTCGACACGCCCCATCTCGACACGCTGGCGGCGGCCGGGTTCCTCGCACCGGTCGTCGTCGAGCCCGGCACACCCACCATGTCGGGGCCGTGCTGGGCGACCGTCGTGACCGGGGTGACCGTCGACAAGCACGCCGTGTGGAGCAACGACTTCAGCGGCAACCGCCTCGCGGTCTTCCCGGACTTCACGACCCGGCTGCAGTCCTCCGGACGGCGCACCTACGTGGCGGCCGGCTGGGAACCGCTGATGACGGTGGCGCACGGCGGCCCCCTCTTCCGCGGGCCGGGGCGGACGTCCTACGCGGCCCCGGCCGCCGACGACTGCGAGGGCTGGGAGGAGGCCGACGAACTGGTCACCGCCGACGCCGTGCGGGTGCTCGCCGAGGACGGCCCCGAGGCGTCCTTCGTCTATCTGGGCGCGGTCGACGAGACCGCCCACATCCTCGGCTGCGGCGAGGAGTACGAGCGCTCGATCCTCCGGGCCGACGAGCGGCTCGGCCGCCTGCTCGCCGCGGTGCGCGGGCGTGCCTCCCACGCCGACGAGGCCTGGACGGTCATCGTGGTCACGGACCACGGCCACCGCGACGAGGGCGGCCACGGCGGCCGTTCGGAGCTGGAGCGCACCGCCTGGATCGCGTGCGCGGGCCCCGACGTCCCGGCGGGCGCCCGCGTCGGCGAACTCCGGCACCAGGACGTCGCCGCCCAGGTGTTCGCGTCACTGGACCTCGTCCCGGACTCGCACTGGACCCTGGACGGGCGGCCGTTCGCCGTCGAGCCGAGGGCCGTCCTCCTCGACATGGACGGCACGCTCACCGACACCGAAACTCTGTGGTGGCGCACCGCGCAGGAGGTGGCGGACGGGCTCGGACACCTGCTGTCCGACGCGGACACCTCCGAGGTGGTGGGCCGCTGCGTTGAGGACACCGCCGCCCATCTGCGGCGCGTCTCAGGCACCGAGCGCCCGCTCGACACCGTCGTGGCTGAGCTCGAAGCCCGTTTCCTCGCGGCCGTCCAGGAGGAGACCGTCGTGCTGCCGGGTGCCCGTGAACTCCTTGACACACTGCGGGACATGGGCATTCCCGCGGCTCTGGTCACCGCCTCGCCCCGGCCCGTCGTGGAATCCGTGCTCAAGCTGCTCGGTGCCGAGTCGTTCCAGGTGACGGTGGTCGCGGACGACACGGAGCGTACGAAGCCGCACCCCGAGCCGTATCTGGTCGCGGCCCGGGCGCTGGGCGTGGATCCGGCGGGCTGTCTGGCGGTCGAGGACAGCCCCGCGGGCATCGCCGCGGCACAGGCCGCGGGCTGCCGGGTCGCCGTCGTCCCCTCGCTCCTGCCGGTCGGGGCGGCCCCCGGGCGGCGGGTGCTGACCGGCTTGCAGGAGCTGGTGGAGCTCCTGCAGGCCGGCCGGGCACCCCGTGGCGGGCGGGAAAGGTGCTAG